The Macaca thibetana thibetana isolate TM-01 chromosome 11, ASM2454274v1, whole genome shotgun sequence genome window below encodes:
- the PUS1 gene encoding pseudouridylate synthase 1 homolog isoform X3, which produces MRKMSFQRCARTDKGVSAAGQVVSLKVWLIDDILEKINSHLPSHIRILGLKRVTGGFNSKNRCDARTYCYLLPTFAFAHKDRDVQDETYRLSAETLQQVNRLLACYKGTHNFHNFTSQKGPQEPSARRYILEMYCEEPFVREGLEFAVIRVKGQSFMMHQIRKMVGLVVAIVKGYAPESVLERSWGTEKVDVPKAPGLGLVLERVHFEKYNQRFGNDGLHEPLDWVQEEGKVTAFKEEHIYPTIIGTERDERSMAQWLSTLPVHNFSATALTAAGTGAKVGTQSQQCSAQAHIVPIVQRREPRHREVCHFPQGHTAAAGAGPGSLEVFLVCLPAPPACSTRCFSTLGGPPRVRLAAGTPTMDLARSVISG; this is translated from the exons GGTGTGTCCGCAGCCGGCCAGGTGGTATCCCTGAAGGTGTGGCTGATTGACGACATTCTAGAAAAGATCAACAGCCACCTTCCCTCTCACATTCGGATCCTGG GACTGAAGCGGGTCACAGGCGGGTTTAACTCCAAGAACAGATGTGATGCCAGGACCTATTGCTACCTGCTGCCCACGTTTGCCTTTGCGCACAAGGACCGGGACGTGCAGGATGAGACCTACCGCCTGAGCGCCGAGACGCTGCAGCAGGTCAACAGGCTCCTGGCCTGCTACAAGGGCACGCACAACTTCCACAATTTCACCTCGCAGAAGGGGCCACAGGAGCCCAGCGCCCGCCGCTACATCCTGGAGATGTACTGCGAGGAACCCTTTGTGCGGGAGGGCCTGGAGTTCGCAGTGATCAGGGTGAAGGGCCAGAGCTTCATGATGCATCAGATCCGGAAGATGGTTGGCCTGGTGGTGGCCATTGTGAAGGGTTATGCCCCTGAGAGTGTGCTGGAACGCAGCTGGGGCACAGAGAAGGTGGACGTGCCCAAGGCGCCGGGACTTGGCCTGGTCCTGGAGAGGGTGCACTTTGAGAAGTACAACCAGCGCTTTGGCAACGATGGGCTGCATGAGCCGCTGGACTGGGTGCAGGAGGAGGGCAAGGTCACAGCCTTCAAGGAGGAGCACATCTACCCCACCATCATCGGCACTGAGCGAGATGAACGCTCCATGGCCCAGTGGCTGAGCACCCTGCCCGTCCACAACTTCAGTGCCACCGCTCTCACGGCAGCTGGCACAGGCGCCAAGGTAGGGACACAGTCCCAGCAGTGCTCAGCACAGGCCCACATTGTTCCCATTGTACAGAGGAGGGAGCCGAGGCACAGAGAAGTGTGTCACTTCCCCCAAGGCCACACAGCGGCTGCAGGAGCAGGGCCAGGCAGTCTTGAGGTGTTCCTTGTCTGCCTGCCTGCGCCACCCGCTTGCTCCACCAGGTGCTTTTCGACTCTGGGAGGGCCACCCCGGGTCAGGCTTGCTGCCGGCACGCCTACTATGGACCTGGCACGGAGCGTAATCAGCGGCTAG